From Vanessa cardui chromosome 29, ilVanCard2.1, whole genome shotgun sequence, a single genomic window includes:
- the LOC124541925 gene encoding uncharacterized protein LOC124541925 produces the protein MPWQRPENVPMGKVWGRFQGRERNGVPGLMYQIRDMDDHYKQPCLDLMQETFLRDEPLCQVLDLKSDPESIETIRSNWTEMLNQKTSIACFTEENGEPKELVGFNILTIYCKDDEKEDFDKVKGEQWRKILKVLTQAENLVDVYSKYGVDTYLSSSGLTVLPGHRGQNIGARLIEAREALCKEYGIKAACTVFTAKTSQILAAKCGYEVLATLQYSEMLKEGIDLTGCSCSEAKVMGIKFK, from the exons ATGCCTTGGCAGAGACCAGAAAACGTGCCAATGGGCAAGGTGTGGGGACGATTCCAAGGACGTGAAAGAAATGGTGTCCCTGGAttaat GTACCAAATCCGAGACATGGATGACCATTACAAACAGCCGTGCTTGGATTTGATGCAGGAGACCTTCCTACGGGACGAACCTTTATGCCAAGTTTTAG ATTTGAAAAGTGATCCAGAATCAATTGAAACCATTAGAAGTAACTGGACAGAAATGCTTAATCAGAAGACGTCAATAGCATGTTTTACAGAAGAGAATGGTGAACCAAAGGAATTAGTTGGATTTAATATACTCACGATTTATTGTAAAGATGACGAGAAAGAAGACTTCGATAAG GTGAAAGGAGAGCAGTGGCGAAAGATCTTAAAAGTTTTAACACAAGCTGAGAATCTTGTGGATGTGTACTCGAAGTATGGTGTGGATACGTATTTGTCATCAAGCGGCTTGACTGTGTTACCTGGACACAGAGGACAGAACATAGGAGCGAGATTGATAGAAGCCAG GGAGGCACTCTGCAAGGAATACGGAATAAAAGCCGCGTGCACGGTATTCACGGCGAAAACGTCGCAAATATTAGCGGCAAAGTGTGGTTACGAAGTCTTAGCCACTTTGCAATACTCGGAAATGTTGAAGGAAGGCATCGATTTGACGGGATGTAGTTGTTCTGAAGCTAAAGTTATGGGAATCAAGTTTAAGTGA
- the LOC124541926 gene encoding glia maturation factor beta, producing MSGQNVNVCDIGDDVKDTLKKFRFQKHTTNSALILKVNREKQALEVDEELENVELEELQDILPSHQPRFIVYSYKLEHSDGRTSFPMCFIFYTPRDAHMELQVMYAGTQRALAAAVGAPRLLEVREIDELTSEWLIEKLRK from the exons aTGTCTGGTCAGAACGTAAACGTTTGTGATATTGGTGACGATGTCAAAGATACATTGAAAAAATTTAGGTTTCAAAAACACACAACAAATTCTGCGTTGATACTGaag gtAAACAGAGAAAAACAAGCATTGGAAGTTGATGAGGAACTTGAAAATGTCGAGCTTGAAGAGCTGCAGGACATCCTTCCGTCACATCAACCACgattcattgtctatag ttATAAATTGGAACACAGCGACGGACGCACATCATTTCCGATGTGTTTCATATTCTACACACCTCGCGATGCTCACATGGAACTTCAG GTTATGTATGCAGGCACACAGCGCGCTCTAGCGGCGGCCGTCGGCGCGCCCCGGCTGCTGGAAGTCAGAGAAATCGACGAACTCACCAGCGAATGGCTCATAGAGAAACTAAGGAAATAG